The region CTGGGTTGAGATTACACGGTGTGCCTTTTGTTTGTCTAACGTGGTGTGTGCTCTAAGAGGGGAAGCATGTCCACGTTTAAGTACAAAAACGCTtaggaaaaatatgaattattttaaaattattcatagtataataactgaaaattgGCCGCAGTATCTCACTACTAGTCCAAGACTTTCTCAGCgctttttcctctaatttttggTTTTGGATACCCCCGAGATGATGAATTTCTTCACATCAGGAGGAAATTATAGAAGTCATGTAAAAATTCTATAAATGACTGGTACAGTAATGCCTCGGGAGACTGATGGCAgtttaaattgtgattttttttttttaacatgaaaatttaaaaaaaaattatccccaGGCAGTTCTGTAGTTGTCCTAATTTATTATTGttctccttttcctcatttgAGGTGTTTGTGGAGCAGTCGAAATTGTGGGTGTTTTTATCCTACTTGGCCCTGAAAATTTAACTCTACTACTGAGGCATCATAGAAACAAGACACTGAAATTTGTGCCAAGTGAGGGGGTGAATTAACTTAGCTTGGAGGTGGTTTGGGGAGTGAGGGGAAGGGCAGTAGGGGAGATGCCTTGTAAAAGATGACTCCTGGGTTTCTGTCTTTGGCAGCTGGGTGGATAATACTGCCGTTTTCTGAAAGATAGAATTCATGAAGGTGAGTGAGTTTGGAGATGATTATGACTTCTGTTTTGGATGCATTGAGTTTGGTTCCTGTAGGACATGAAGTGGAGCTGTTGAGTTGACAGCCTGAAGCTCAGGAGAAGGCTCTGGACTGGAGGTAGACCAGAAAAGTCATTAGCTTATAGATGGTAATCAGTAACACACATGATTTCCCCCTACATTTACAGGTATGGAAATCTTTTTCTCTTCGGTGACTGTGAACTTTCAACTTGGTAGGGGCTTTTCCCTTGCGGTGCACCTTACAAGCGACGGGGTCCTCCGAAATACAGCAGATTCGGGAGTCATCACCAGCGTGATCTCTGGGACCCAAATGAGATCGCTCACTTAGTTATTCCCCTCAACCTCTGTGAAATACTGTAGCAGCGACTTCACGGGATGTAAACTTCTTCACCACCCTCCGCCCGCCCCCCCTCCCGGACCCGCGGCCGCTCCTCTTTTCCGGGAACGAGCCACGGAGACAATACACATGCAGGCCCTCTAGCGTTCTTCCGCTCGGCGCCGCCTCGCAGGTCCCGCGCCCGCTCCCGCCCGCCGCCCGGGAAGCGGCCTGTCCGCTTTCTCGTCAGAACGCCGACCAGTCGCCGGACGCCGCCGGACGGGCCGCTCGAGAGCGCGCGGCCCCTCCACCCGCGGCCAGGGCGACCCTCGCCCCCACCGCTCTGGCCCAGACCGCCGGGCTTCCCACAGAGGCTCCGGcccgccccgcctcccccacTCCGCGCGCGCCAACTCCCAGCTCGCGGCCCTGATTGGCCGCCGCATTCCCGCTTTCCTTCCCGAACCGCCATTTTGAAAATCTTGTTGATTCTGGGCAGCCGAGAGAGCGGCGCAAGCGTCACGCCAGCAAGCAGCCCGCGCGCGTCCTCCTCGGTGCCCGTCGCCGCCGCCCGGAGCGTCTTCGTGCCCTCGCGCGCCAGGCCCGCGGCGGCCGGGACCCGTGGTGAGGGCCGCGTTTGCGAAAGAGAGGCCGAGAGGGCGCGCGGGGCCCGCCCGCACCGCCGCGGCCATTTGGACGGCggcctggggcgggggaggggacgcGGGGCGGCCGGCGGCGCGGGCCGGGCGGTGGGAGGGGCGGCTAGGCGCCCGCGCTTTCCCGCCTCTGGACGGCCGGACTGCCTGCGGGGCAAGAGTGAAGCCGCCCCCGGGGAGTGAGAGCAGCAGACCCGGCTACGCTGGGAGGCAACTTTGCGGTCAGGTTTCCCGCGGCTCCCGGGGGCGGCCGGCTGGGGCCGCCGCGTCCTTCCAGCCGGGGGCGAGGGGACCGAGACGTGTGGCTTCCTCCCCTCCCGCAGGTCCACAGCATGTCCTCCTCCGGCCCTGCTGCGGAGGGAGAGGGAGCCCCCGCCCAGCCCGCGTCCGAGAAAGAGCCCGAAATGCCCGGCCCGAGAGAAGAAAGTGAAGAGGAGGACGAGGacgacgaggaggaggaggaagaggaagagaaaggtgtGGAGGAAATCTCGTTTCTAGTGATCGATTTTACCGAAAACGGCTTTCTGGCTGTTTTTGCGCTTAGAGACGCTAAATCGGAGTGATTTTCAGTAAGAATGTTTGCGGAATTAGGGGTTTTTGTGTTGAGCAGTAGCAGAGAAAATAACTTTGGGAATTCcaattgtaaaaaaattattcGTTCCGTTGTTACTACTTTGGAGTACAGTTTACTTCTCGCCAGCAACAGAGAAGTTCataacattttatcatttgaCAGGAAGTTtcagatctgtttttttttttttaactgctagCCTTGGGAGTTACTAAGGTAATGTGTTATTTTTGCTAATTTAAGTACACGTCCTTTGCTTTTTGAAGTTATTGTAGGGTCCTCACTGAAATCATATATTAAGACTTGAAAAAGTTATTCATACGAGtcctggaaatattttaatagttttaatttatttgctgAACTTCAGCAGACGTTCTTTTCAAAGGCTTAGGGGAGTTACTTTCACGGGGAAACACCGGTGAAAGCTGTTGCTCCCTTAGAAAGTAGTTAAGTACGAAAGCAGTGAACTGTGAAAGAAAGTTAAATGAGAGCTCAGAGCTGTCTCAGTTTTGGTGTTGAGAGAGAGCGGTAGTAGCCTATTTGGACGCACGAAACCGAGGAGCCTTAGAGGATTGAGTGATATGCTGCGTCGGTTTATCCAGGATGCATGGGGCAGTGCCTCTGAGGTGTGCCAGCTTCCTAAAATGTTTCTAACCACTTAAAGCTCCGTGTCACGGATCTTAGCCTTCTCTTGTAGTGTTAGCCCAATCTAGGTTTGTTTAATATTTGACTACCGCTCAACCAAACTTGGGAAGAGGTTTGAGGTTTTCGTCCCAAACCCAggtttcactgtcatttttttttttttttttttttttttaaagtctaaaccAGTCCACCGTCAGCACTTTTTCTAAATGCAATCTGGGTTGAGATTACACGGTGTGCCTTTTGTTTGTCTAACGTGGTGTGTGCTCTAAGAGGGGAAGCATGTCCACGTTTAAGTACAAAAACGCTtaggaaaaatatgaattattttaaaattattcatagtataataactgaaaattgGCCGCAGTATCTCACTACTAGTCCAAGACTTTCTCAGCgctttttcctctaatttttggTTTTGGATACCCCCGAGATGATGAATTTCTTCACATCAGGAGGAAATTATAGAAGTCATGTAAAAATTCTATAAATGACTGGTACAGTAATGCCTCGGGAGACTGATGGCAgtttaaattgtgattttttttttttaacatgaaaatttaaaaaaaaattatccccaGGCAGTTCTGTAGTTGTCCTAATTTATTATTGttctccttttcctcatttgAGGTGTTTGTGGAGCAGTCGAAATTGTGGGTGTTTTTATCCTACTTGGCCCTGAAAATTTAACTCTACTACTGAGGCATCATAGAAACAAGACACTGAAATTTGTGCCAAGTGAGGGGGTGAATTAACTTAGCTTGGAGGTGGTTTGGGGAGTGAGGGGAAGGGCAGTAGGGGAGATGCCTTGTAAAAGATGACTCCTGGGTTTCTGTCTTTGGCAGCTGGGTGGATAATACTGCCGTTTTCTGAAAGATAGAATTCATGAAGGTGAGTGAGTTTGGAGATGATTATGACTTCTGTTTTGGATGCATTGACTTTGGTTCCTGTAGGACATGAAGTGGAGCTGTTGAGTTGACAGCCTGAAGCTCAGGAGAAGGCTCTGGACTGGAGGTAGACCAGAAAAGTCATTAGCTTATAGATGGTAATCAGCAGCAGGCAAAGGGCTTATATCACTCAGGGAAAGGAAGCGGAGTGGTCACCAGCGTAGCTTTAGAGTGCTTTCTCTCCATGCTGCACACCATTGCCAGCATATACCTGCTGGAATCCCTTTCTTTTTACTAATTCTTTGTGGGCAGATCCTTACGTCTCCAAATCTTACCTGTCCTTCAAAGCCAGATCCAATGTTTTGGTCCTTTTTccataatccaaaaagaattACTCTTTCATCAACTCAGAGAACTTTcaattttatgtttcttaaagTGTGTTATCATCTACTTTGGAGTATATTTGTGTCTCACGGACCCCAGTAGACATGATCTCTTTCAAGAAATATTCAGTTTCTTAATCATCTGTTGATGCCTCCTTAGTATCTAGTGCAACTTGGCACAAAACAGGCATGCAGGTTAATGAATGGAAGGACTTCCAACAATCTATAGTGTCCTCTTATTTATCTGACTTTATCTCAGTCAGAAAGCAAATGGGTTTTAGAAAATCCAGCctagggactaccctggtggctcattggttaagaatctgcctgccagtgcaggggcacaggtttgagccctggtgcaggaagatcccacatgcctcagagcagctaagcccgtgtgccgcaactactgagcctgcgagccacaactactgaagcctgtgggcctagagcccgtgctccgcaacgagagaaaccaccgcaatgagagaagcctgcgcaccgcaactagagagagcctgtgcacagcaatgaagacccaacacagccaaaactaaaaaaaagaaaatccagcatAATGTTTAAattgtagaatatatatattatctagcttagaaaaaaaaaagcagtctggACTAAACATTGCAAAACTTTTTTACAGGGTTTTATGACCATTATTGtgaacatcatttattgaactaCAAAGTAATGCCCTCCCAATTGATTGCCTTAAATGTAAACTTGTAGAATTTTACCCTAGCCATAGTAACTCCAGGCTGCTCTGCCTTactgttgtttttcttctgtcaGCCTACTAAATTATTGCTTTGCCCTGAATATCTCTTGAAGTTCTTATAATCTCAATCTAAACTTGCTGTTTTCTGATGTACATTAAATGGAATCCCAATTAATAGAATTATGTCTAGACAAATCGTAGGTTTAATGAGCACCTTGGCgatttttcacaaataaaatgaCTTCCATAGCAATAATTGTAGCTGGATAGAAGTTtgtttgcattttgattttttttttttaactggttcCCCTGTGGGGTTGCCAGGTAagtaaaatgttacttttaaaaaacttcagtGATGCTATTAACTTATCAGGTATTTTCATCTCTGTTGTATCATTTGCTTCTCAAAATCATGCTCAGGAGAAGAGTTTATGTTTATGTAATAAAGTTAATACTTTCTTTAAGGTTTTTGTTATTTAAGAAGTATTAAATTAATTTCTAGAAAAGAGTCTCATCGTGGAaggcaagagggaaaagaaaaaagtagagagGTTGACAATGCAAGTCTCTTCTTTGCAAAGAGAGCCATTTACAATTGCACAAGGTAAGTTTatgttcctttcattttatagTGAAAACGCCTAAATGTAATGATGGATAGCAGTGCTTATTAGTTTTTAGTGTTTACTAAGTAACAATATATAACTAGTGTAATTCTATCTAATTTGCCCTATAAGAGCAGaagttatatgtaaattatgctgtaaaaatcattctcattAAATTAAATGTTCTAACACATAATGGGTATTTAACTTTAACATGGTATTTTTTCCTAGGAAAGGGGCAGAAACTTTGTGAAATTGAaaggatacatttttttctgagtaagAAGAAAACGGATGAACTTAGAAATCTACATAAACTGCTTTACAACAGACCAGGCACAGTAAGACCTTTTTTACACCTTTTACCTAGTAGTATAATTATGTGTTAAAATACTTCACAATGGAAGCATAATTTTAGTTCTGGAAAGGACTTAAGCAATCAACTAGATCAATCTCCATACCCTACAAGTGAGCCAGCTGACGCACAGTTGAATGACTTATCACAGGACACGTAGATGGATATTAGCCATTAGTATTTTAACATCCAGGGCTCTTTTTACTGTAGTTGTTTTTAAGGCAAACTAAAATTTCACATTGTGAAATCAAAATTATGATTTAAGTGATTTTAACTGtattagaataaatttattttttggatttttaaacaattaatatttatttatttatttggctgtgccgggtcttagttgtggcacgcgggatctagttccctgaccagggatcaaacccaggccccctgtattgggagcacgaagtcttaaccactggaccacgagggaagtcccttttttggATGTTTCTGAccattcagaaataaatgatacagcATATTGTATCTCATTTTGAggaaatatatgttaaattaGGTGGTAATTTTTTGCCAGTGTTAGAATAAATCAGTGTTTCATTTACTGAATTACTGTACTGTACACACAACTTCAGTATTCCATATAAGTGAGGAGACTTTGCTTTGAGCTGTGAGTGGGCAGAGTAAAGTTTGACATTGTTTGACTGTCTGAAGCATGgtaaaatttgttttcatgtgTGTTACCTGATTCGACCCTGACAACAATCTAATCTACACAAGTCCCATTACTGCTAAGTGGTATTAACTTATGGAGATGCtctgttctttagtttttaaagaatcaatCCCTGACTTTCtgttggaaaataaatattactagTAACTTGTATTATTTAAGGAAAggatgtcattttttaaaaaaatgttatttatttattttggccgcactgcacggcttgtgggatcttagttccctgaccggggactgaacccgggcccttggcagtgagagcacggagccctaaccactggacagccagggagtAGGCTGTCTTTTTAGTAACTTTCCACATCCCCTGGTGCTGTCAGATAACATTTAGTTGTGGTTTTATAATTACTAGTTAAAAATTCCCAGATGAAATACATTTCAATTCAAATtgttattttcaaagaatttgtgaacactttataatgttaatattttagtaGCAAATACAGTTTTCCAATGTGAAGAAAAAATGTTGAATACACCAATATTATAATGTGGAGACAGGTGTGAAAATAAAGGTGTTggctttgaaatttttcttgtgtaCATTACTGGGTAATAAGTAGcattaataataggagaaacatTTTCAGGTGTCCTCATTAAAGAAGAATGTGGGTCAGTTCAGTGGATTTCCATTTGAAAAAGGAAGTATCCaatataaaaagaaggaagaaatgttgaaaaagtaagttatttttataaatatcataGTTAATGTGCTTCaaacttaattttaaacatttaaatataactGCCCTTACGTTTTCAGTAGACTGCTGATTCTTTGCTTTAAATTCCAAGAGCATGTCATCATAAAGTATTAACTATTTCCGATAAATAGCAGCTGTCAAGATTATTGAAAACGCAAAgacatttctgtttcttagaaTAATGATACAGGTAAATCATTCACGCAGTCCAAAATTCAGGAGGTCCAAAGGAAATGTAGTGAAAACTCTTCCATTCCTGTTCCCTGCCAGCCACTGTGTTCTCCCACTTATAGGTAccatttaaactattttgaaGTTAATCAAATTTGATAGAAATCATTTCCATTCTAATGCAAACAAGAtgatatattctttaaaaaaaatttttttaatgtgatgataTATTCTTATAAGAGTTTTTGTTTGATAGGTCACCTGTAGTTTAAAAACTCTTAAGTATTAAAGGTCGTTACCTATACCTTCTTTGAGACATTGTCAGTAGGAATACTCGGGAAAATGTATTGCTTAATCAATCACCAGCCAGAAGAATTAACAAGtttgtgaattttatattattgaaaACTTTATGTTATATTTCAGTGGACTaagtgaatttattttcataCCACCTTTAAGACTTAATTGGTAAATGatgttttccatttattaataattacatcTGGTTGTATTTTGTGCAGTAGTCAAGATTATTGGGAGTACTTCTAAGATTCAGAGAAGCTGGCTGTTTTCTTAATGTTTGTGGCTGAGCCAGTTTGGTTAGCTGTTACCTTTATATTGTGGAGAATGTTTATAAACTTTCCTATGAAATCACATtggtttcttccattttctgtttcagatttaGAAATGCCATGTTAAAGAGCATCTGCGAGGTTCTTGATTTGGAGCGATCAGGTGTAAATAGTGAACTGGTGAAAAGGATCTTGAATTTCTTAATGCATCCAAAGCCTTCTGGCAAAGTGAGGACCACTTTTTACTATTTCAGTAACaaatcagttatttgtagtgtctccattctctttttttctggaacaTTTTAATTAGCATTGCTGTCAACATTCAGTAATATCTTTTACATTCAAAGAATATGCCTTCCGTTTACATATCTGCAACAATTTCATGATAGAAATAACAGAGAAGGCATACGGATGTGTTTTCCCTTATCAGATGTAAAGGATgtaagattaagaaaaataattgttaactAAATGTCAAATgggacagaaatacaaagtatccagAGTTATGTATCTCGAAGGCACTTGAAGAACAGAAACAGGTTGAGCTGAGGGTGAGGTGTTGGGCTGGTGAGGGAGGGTGTGCGACCTGTAATCAGATCAGGAAAGGCAAGGTGGTGTATTAGAGCTGGATATTTACTAGATACTGGAATAAGGTTATGAAAAAGTGACAGaaaaaagctggctctttgaagTTTCTTGGACTGTATTTCCAGAATCATCAAGAGAGCCCAGGAGCTGGGCAGGGAAGTaaaagtcttatagttttcactaCTATTCTAAAATCTGGATTAGGTTTGCCCTGACTGTTTAACAGTAACAAAGGACATCACTagttaaaatgtttattgaagtgTTAATTATATGACCTtgcattttcagtttgttttcagttttttagcaaatattttcatattttctcattttgatagGAAAGAAATTAGGAAGAGATCTAGAGGCACTAGGAGTTCAGGGGAACATCAGTGAGGGGAGAAGGGCATTAAGATTAGAAACCAGAAAATAGCTCTGggactttatttttgtctgctcttGGTGCTGTTGACCATTAGCTGGATAGTGATACTTAAGGATATTTTTGTCATACAGCTACAAACTGAAGGTGTATGGtaatgggggaggaggggttgtagttgatttatttaaaagatgaGTTTGAACACTATTTCCCCGGAAGCAATTACTAAGTTGCCTGAGTTATGAGGGATATGTTTATATTCAACGGTTCCTCAGTGATTTTCACATGTGTTAGTTTCAAGACCCCGTTACCCTCTTAAAATCAATGAGGATCTcaagagcttttgtttttgtggattattttgatatttactcTATtctaaattaaaactgaaaaattctaaaataacaGGCTCACTACATGTTAACAAAAGTAATATTttgtatgaaaaataactatacaaaattttaatgagaagaaTGGCATTCTGTTTTTGCAAATCTGTTTGAGAAGACAGCTCTATTCTCATTTGCTTCTGCATTTCCTTCTGTTGCAATGTATTGATTTGCTTGAAGTACATGAAGAAAATCCAGCCACACACAGCTGTGTATCTAGAAAAAGGAGGgatattttaaaaaccctttcagataattgtggatagTCTCCTTTGATATAACACCAAAACTCCACAGTGGGGAGgttcttaaaggttagttgtaATGTGGTATCTAAAACCATGTTAATAAACTTGGACCTTTTACCTATGCATATTTTGTAATATGCACTGTCCATTTGGAAAATGTTGGTACCCTGAATTATGCATATTTTCCAAATGCTGGCGCATTTCATTGAAAACTGTCAAAAAGTCACATTCATTAATATAACCATTgtctcatcagaagaaaaaaatctttaggtATTAGGAGGCTGTCAGGTACATGATAGTGGATGTgaactttccaaaattttaattttcacttgaaattttgaaatttatcgTTGGCAATAAATACTGTCAGGTTTTTTTTGAGGTGACAGGCTCACATTTATTTCTGAGACTATGTCTATCAAATACCTAAGTCTGAATAGGCATagttttttaattattcttttaaaaatgatattccatgaaaaAAGGTAGCTTACTTCACTTGCTCAGTTGTGCAAGTGCTTTTCCTTGAGAAGATCAGTGAACTTCCTTATGTAGCCAAAGTACTCTATGTGTACCTCCCATTTTGTTACACAGATGTTATAAAGACATGTACTCAGAGGTTGAGAGTTAACACAGTATTTACTGTTTCAAGAACTGGTGTGTGGTTGTGAGGAATATAATGACTACAAACACAGTTTGCTGCCTCCATCTCGATAAGGTACCAGTAGGTTTACCCACCTTTGCTTTTTGCACAATTACTACAAATGTCAACGCAGTGAAAAGAGCGAATAAATAATGCCttggtattattatgaaaatagttctgACCTTTTGGACTTCTGGAAAGGTCTCAGGAAACTGCAGGTTCCATGAACcagactttgagaa is a window of Physeter macrocephalus isolate SW-GA chromosome 18, ASM283717v5, whole genome shotgun sequence DNA encoding:
- the DEK gene encoding protein DEK; the encoded protein is MSSSGPAAEGEGAPAQPASEKEPEMPGPREESEEEDEDDEEEEEEEEKEKSLIVEGKREKKKVERLTMQVSSLQREPFTIAQGKGQKLCEIERIHFFLSKKKTDELRNLHKLLYNRPGTVSSLKKNVGQFSGFPFEKGSIQYKKKEEMLKKFRNAMLKSICEVLDLERSGVNSELVKRILNFLMHPKPSGKPLPKSKKTSSKGNKKERNSSGMSRKAKRTKCPEILSDESSSDEEEKKNKEESSDDEDKESEEEPPKKTSKREKPKPKATSKSKKSVKSANVKKADSSTTKKNQNSSKKESESEDSSDDEPLIKKLKKPPTDEELKETVKKLLASANLEEVTMKQICKEVYENYPAYDLTERKEFIKTTVKELIS